CAAGCAAAACAACCTGCAGGGCTTCACCCTGGACTTGCGCAGCAGCGCCGGGTTGCGCGGCTCCGACCTGGGCCTGAACGCCACCTACCGGGTAGGTAAGATGGGCTTCTCGCTGGGCGGCGGCGGCCGGGCCATGTACAACACCCCTGGCAGCTTCACCAACGAGCAAACCACCTACAGCCTGCTGGGCTCCGACCTGAGCACCCGCACGCTGCGCAGCCGCACCCTGCAAACGGCCGACACGCGCAATAACAACGTGTTTGGGCGCTATTCCCTGGGCTGGGACTACGACATCAACAAGTACAACTTCCTCTCGGCCTCGGTGCAGCTGGGCCTGCGCAACGGCACCAGCTACCAGGACGGGCTGGCTTCCACCACCGAGTTTTTTGACGGCACTACGCCCGCAACCAGCTCCCGGCGCGACGTGAAGGTGCTCGACAACTCCAACACCCTGGATGCCACGCTCAACTACACCCACACCTTCGAGACGCCCCAGCGCGAGTTTAGCCTGCTGACCCAATACAGCCGTAACACCCGCAACAACGACTTTTCGAACTATATCCTCACGGGCGAAGGGGCCGGCAGCACCCGTAGCAACCAGAACGACAGCTACAACGAGGAAGTAACCGTGCAGGCCGATTACCAGACGCCCGTCGGCAAAAACCAGCTGGTGGAGCTGGGGGGCAAGGACATCATGCGCCGCGTCAACAGCGACTACACCACCCTGCTCAACGGCCAGCCCACGGCCGGCATCAACCTGAGTAATGTCTTCACCTACCGTCAGAACGTGGCGGCCGGCTACGCTTCCTACACCCTGGGTTTCCTGAAGAGCTACACCCTCAAGGCCGGGGCCCGCTACGAGTACACCACCATCGATGCCGACTTCCGAACCGAAAATGCGCCCGCCATTCCCTCGTACGGGGTGCTGGTGCCCAGCCTGAACCTCTCGCGCAAGCTCACCAACGGCAACACGATTAAAGCAGCTTACAACCGCCGGATTCAGCGGCCTTCCCTGCAGTTTCTGAACCCGAACACCCAGGCGGCCAACCCGCTCAACATCACCGTGGGCAACCCCACGCTCCAGCCCGAATACACCAACAACTACGAGCTGAGCTACAACACCTTCATCAAGCAGACTTCCCTGAACTTCTCCACCTTCGTGCGCAACACCACCGGCTCGATTCAGCCCGTGCGCACGCCCCTGGAAGGCGGGGCCATCCAAACCAGCTACGCCAACATCGGCACCGAAAACGCCTACGGCGGCAGTCTGTTTGCCAACGTCAACATCAACAACAAGCTGACCCTGGGCGGCGGCGCCGACGTGTACTACGCCACGCTCGACAACAACGTCGCGGACCCGCTCTACGCGGCCAGCAACCAGGGCTGGGTGGCCAGCGGCCGCCTGATGGGGGGCTACAACTTCACCAAGGGCTGGGGGCTGCAAGCCTTTAGTTTCTACCGCGGCCGCCAGGTACAGCTGCAGGGCTATCAGGGTGGCTTTGGGGTGTATAGCCTGAGCGTGAAGAAGGATTTCAACGAGAAGAAAGGTACCATCGGCTTTGGAGCCGACAACTTCTTTACGCCCAGAAACAAGGTGCGCAGCGAAATATCTTCCGCTACCCTCGACCAAAACAGCCTCAACGTGTTTCACCGCACCGGTCTGCGCGTCAACCTGAGCTACCGCATCGGCAAGATGAGCATGGCCCCAACCCGGCGCAAAAAGTCGGTCAGCAACGATGACCTCAAGGACGGCGGCAACAATGACGGGGGCAACGGCGCCGGCGCCACGCCCGCCCAGGGCCCTAGCGGCGGCCGGCCGTAAGGTGAACTGGTGAAGGGACGAGTTGACGTTCAACAACGCTTGTCCTTGCGAGCAGAGCGAAGCCGTCCGTCCTCGGCGCAGTACGCTCCTTGTCTTTTAGCAGAAAGCCCTTTACTCCAGCTGGAGTAAAGGGCTTTTCACGTTAGAAGGCTTTCTATATTCCTGAGGACGGATTGCCACAGCTGCGCCTCGTAACGACAAGTGTTGTTGAACGTCAACTCATCCCTTCACCAGTTCACCGCTTCTTCTGGCTGAGCTGGTTTTGGAGTTGAAAGGTGACTTGCTGGCAATCAGCAAACTTCTGCTCGGCCTGGTGCAGCGCTTCTTCCGTGGTGGTAAGCTTCTGGTACAGAAACAGAATGCAGCCCAGGGACACTACCAGGGCAATCAGGTAAATCGTGTTTTTCATACAAGTCTGATTATCAAAAAGAAAAGCCCGTCGATTTGACGGGCTTATTCTGGTAAAAGTAAAGCAGGCCCGGCGTGCTTAGATAGCCGTGTTCGGGTCGAACTGCTCCAGGTAATCAGCCACCTTGCGCACGAACATGCCGCCCAGCGAGCCGTCGACCACGCGGTGGTCGTAGCTGTGGGAGAGGAACATGAAGTGCCGCACGCCGATCAAATCACCCTGGGGAGTTTCAATCACGGCCGGCTTCTTCTTGATAGCGCCCACGGCCATGATGGCCACCTGGGGCTGCATGATGATGGGCGTGCCCATCACGTTGCCGAAGGAGCCCACGTTGCTGAGCGTGTAAGTGCCGCCTTCCAGATCCTCGGGCTTGAGCTTGTTGGCCCGGGCCCGCGAAGCCAGATCATTCACCCGCTTGCTCAGCCCGTTGAGGTTGAGCTGGTCAGCGTTGTGAATCACGGGTACAATCAGGTTGCCCGAGGGCAGGGCCACGGCCACCCCGATGTTGATGTCGCGCTTCTTGATGATGTAGTCCCCATCCACCGACACGTTGATGTTGGGGAAATCCTGAATGGCGCGGGCAACAGCCTGGATGAAGATAGGCGTAAAGGTCAGGTTTTCACCCTCGCGCTTCTTGTAGGCGTCCTTATGCTTGTTACGCCAGTTTACGAGCTCAGTCACGTCGGCCTCGACAAACGAGGTAACGTGGGGCGAAATCCGCTTCGAGTCGACCATGCGCTGGGCAATCATCTTGCGCATGCGGTCCATCTCGATCAGCTCGTTGTTGCCGTTCACCGACGGGGCGGGCTTGCTGGCCACGGTAGCCGGAGCAGCCTGGGGCTGAGCAGCGGGAGCCGGAGTCGGGGCAGCCTGAGGCTGAGCAGCGGATTGAGTAGCAGCCGGAGCCGAAGCTGCCGGGGCGGCCTGCGTTAGGGGCTGCTTGCCGTTTTCCACGTAGGCTAGGATGTCCTGCTTCGTTACGCGGCCTTCCTTGCCGGTACCGGGCAGGTATTCCAGGTCGGCCATCGAAATGCCTTCCTGGCGGGCAATGCTCAGCACCAGGGGCGAGTAGAAGCGGCCGGGCTGGGCTACAGCAAGGCGCTGGTCGGCCTGTGGGTCGTTTTGCTCGGGCAAGTAAGGTACGCTCACTTCAGCCCCGTTCAGCGAAGGAGCGGAAGCTTCCTGGGGCGCGGCGGGGGCAGCCGTAGATGTTGGCGCACCAGCACTGGCTACGTCGGTTTCAATTATGGCAATGGGGGCACCCACCGCGACTACCTGGCCTTCCTGGACCAGGATTTCCTGCAGTACACCAGCGTAGATGGCGGGAACTTCGGTATCTACTTTATCGGTGGCCACTTCCAGCACCGATTCGTCCTGCTCGATGGCGTCGCCGACTTGCTTGAGCCATTTCAGGACAGTGCCTTCCATAATGCTTTCGCCCATTTTGGGCATCACCATTTCCACTCGTGCCATGCGGTTGTTGGTTGTTGGGGGTTGTTGGGTGGGAGATTGAGGCCTCAAAGGTAACAGAAACCACAAAGCAGAGCGCGCCTTCCCTGAACGCCTGTTAGTAGTTCTGCCCTAGAGGTTCCCAAAATCCTGGTTTTAGTGCTGCGGCAGGCTCTGACGCAGCAGGTTCAGCACGCTGGTCGTAGCGTATTCGATGTTGAGCTGCCGGCCGCGGTTGAAGGTAATTTTGCGGGCTACCGTCTGGTGTTCATCGGCGTAGGCCAGCCAGAAGGTACCCACGGGTTTTTCCTCGCTGCCGCCGTCGGGGCCGGCAATACCGCTGGTCGCAATAGCTACGTCGACGCCTAGGCGCTGCCGGGCGCCTTCAGCCATTTGCCGCACCACTTCTTCGCTCACCGCACCATGTGCAGTTAGGCTTTCGGTGCTTACACCTAGCTCTTTGACTTTGATATCATTATGATACGAAACGATGCTTCCTAAAAAGTAACGGGAGCTGCCCGCCACGCTCGTCAGCTTGTGGGCCACGTAGCCGCCGGTACAGCTTTCGGCCGTGCCCAGCGTGAGGCCCCGCTCCAGCAGCAGCTGGCCTACGGCGGCTTCGAGTGGTACCTCGCCCTCGGCAAAAATATAGTCGCCGAGCAGGGCGCGCAGCTCGGGCATACGGGCTTCCATGCGGCCGCGCAGCTCGGGCTGACCGTCACTGGAGCCCGTCAGGCGCAGGCGTACGCCGCCCAGGTAGGGCAGGTAGGCCAGCTTCATATTGGCAGGCAGGGCATCTTCCCAGGTAGCTATTTTTTCGGCCAGAAACGACTCACCCAGGCCGACAGTCTGGACGACGATGTGCTCGATGGGCGGGGTCTGGAAGTGGCGCTTGAGGCGGGGCAGTACCGTATCGGTCATCATGCGCTTCATCTCGAAGGGCACGCCGGGCATGCTCACGAATACCACGCCCTGGTCCTCAAACCACATGCCCGGCGCGGTGCCCACCACGTTGCGCACCGGCGTGCAGGAAGCGGGCAGAAACGCCTGCTGCCGGTTGACCTCCATCATGGGCCGGTTGAAACGGGCAAAGATGGACTCCACGTCGCGCAGGGAAGCCTCGTTAAGCACCAGCTCGGTGTGGAAGTATTCGGTCAGAATGTTCTTGGTCAGGTCGTCCTTGGTAGGGCCCAAGCCGCCGGTGATAAGTACTACCCGGGCCCGGGTCCGGGCCGCATCCAGGGCCTGCACAATCTCGTCGGCGCGGTCGGAGACGCTCGTAATCTGGCGGACCCGGATGCCGAGCTTGCCCAGCTCCTGGCCCATGAAGGCGGAGTTGGTATCAATGACCTGGCCGTAGAGAAGTTCGTCGCCAATAGTAATGATTTCAGCGTCTGGAATGAGGGACATATGGACGGAGTTAGGAAGGAGAGGGAAATTGATGCAATTTGGGGCCAACGCGGATAAGACGCTCACTAAGGGCCTCAGGTTTTTCGCTTTTTCCACCACTATGTTGCGTTTTCGCATTCTCGTTGCGGCCCTGGCTCTGTCCCTGGCCAGCACCCACGTAGCCCAGGCTCAAACCAAGACCACGGCTAAAACTACGACCACCAAGAAAACGACGGCCAAAACGCCGGCTAAGACGACGGCGAAAACCCCGGCCAAAACCACCACGACCAAGACAACCACCAAAACGACTACGCCAGTCGTGGTGACGCCGCCGGCCCCGCTCACGCTACCTGAGGCTACTACCGGCCTGCGCGAGGCTTTGACCCAGAGCATTGCCCGGGCCACTGACATTGCCGGCTCCACCGACGGCTTCAATGCCAATGCCGACATCCGCATTCCGTTTCCACCCGAGGCGGAGCTGGTTTCTACCACGCTGCGCGGCCTGCGTATGGGTGCCCTGGTCGACAACTTTGAGCTGGCCCTAAACCGCGGGGCCGAGGCCGCCGCCGCCCAGGCCAAGCCCATCTTCCTGGGCGCCGTGCAGAACCTGAGCTTCGCCGATGCCATGGCCCTGGTCACTACCCGGGAGCCCGACGCGGCCACGCTTTATCTGCACAAAAACACCGAGCCCCAGCTTGTAGCGGCCCTGACGCCCATCGTGCAGCAGTCATTGGAAAGAACCGGCGCCACTAAGCTCTACAAGGAAATGGTGGCCCGCTACAACAAGATTCCGCTCGTGACACCCATCAACGCCGACCTGACGGCCTACGCCACTCAGAAAACCTCCGATGGGCTGTTTACGCTCATGGCCGAGGAGGAAGGCCGCATCCGCCTGAATGCCGCCGCCCGCGGCTCCGACGCGCTGAAGCGCGCCTTCGGCAAGTAGGAGCCAACTGTGTGCGTCGAGGGAAAAGCCCAGCCGGTCGATTAAACCAGCTGGGCTTTTTTCATTCCAAGCTTCGGCCCGCCAATTGGAGGAAATTGGTCTGGTTTGTGTTTTACGGCTAGAGCCGGTCGGATTGGCCGGGCATTTCGCTCCTGCGCACCATGAAAAAGAAAGCTTCTCTTCTGCTCGTTCTGGCCGGTTTGGCCTGTAATTTTTCGGCCTCGGCCCAAGGCATCGACTTATCCAAGATTGGCCAGATTCTGACCAACAGAGTGGGCACCGCCGCCAAAACCGGTACCACCACGACCTCGGGCAGCGTAAGCCAGAACGAGGCCGCTATGGGCCTGAAAGAAGCCCTGACCCAAGGCATTACCAAAGGCGCGGACCAGGCTTCCCGGCAGGACGGCTTTTACCTGAACCGGCTTATCCGGATTCCTTTCCCGCCCGATGCCCAACGCGTGGCTACCTCGCTGCGGGCCATCGGTCTGGGTTCCCAGGTCGATAAGTTTGAATTGTCGTTGAACCGCGGGGCGGAGGATGCGGCCAAAAGCGCCAAGCCAATCTTTTTGTCGGCCATCAAAAGTCTCACGTTTAAAGACGTGTGGGGCATTCTGACCGGGGAAAAAGATGCGGCCACCAACTACCTCAAGCGCACCACCACCTCCCAGCTGACCACGGCCTTTAAGCCCATCATTCAGCAGTCGTTGGATAAGGTCAACGCTACGCGCTACTACACCGACCTGACCACGCGCTACAACATGATTCCGCTGGTGAAGCCTGTGCAAACCGACTTGAACCAGTACGCCACCGACAAGGCCATTGGTGGCCTGTTTACCCTCATTGCCCAGGAAGAAGCCAACATCCGCGAAAATCCCGTGGCCCGCACCACCGAGTTGCTGCGCCGCGTATTTGGCGGCAAGCAGGGGTAGTTTGGTTGTTCGTTATTCGTTGCTCGTTCTTGAGAATGAGCATAAAAAGGCCCGCCTGAAGAGTTTCAGGCGGGCCTTTTTTGGTTGGCTCGTAACGGGCAGGACCTAATAACGGACAACTGCCAACCAACAACCAAGCTTAATAGTCGTCGTCATCCGAGTAGCGGGAACCCCGGCTACTGCGGGCGCTACCAAACGTATCATCGTCATCATCATCGGCGAAGTCATCGTCGTCATCCAGGCTGGCGAACCCGCTGCCATCCGGATCTTCGGCGGCTTCGGCCGTGGTGTACTCTTCCTCCGTCATGCTGGCCAGGTCCAGGGCCTCGTCGTGGGAGGAGCCCGTGTCGCGCCACATCAGATAATCGGCATACTTGGCGCTAAGGCGGTCCTCGTCGTTGCCGCGGGTTTTAGTGCCGCCGGTTTTGGCGAAAGTATCCAGCTCATCGTCATCGTCGAGGAAGTCGTCGTCGAGGTCGTCGTATTGTTTCATGGCCTTGTCAGGGGCAGTAAAGTGGGAAAAGATGAATAAACGAACGAAGCAGGTCCGGCTGCGAAGATACGGGCGCAGCAACCGCAGGTTGGACTTGCAAGGTAAAAATCAGCAGGAAAATTCCCGGCTCACCAAGCTTTTTTGCCCGCCAGACAGGATACGCTTGAGCTCCCAAAAAGCCGGTTATAGCGTCGGTAAGGGCGTTATGGTCTGTAACATCGAGTTTTATGGCAGTGGTCAGTGGGTCCTAGCAGCGCCCTTTGAGCTTGCCTTAAGGCCATAAACCTGTAAGTCGGGAAAGCTGCTCCGAGGCGCCGTTAGCGGGCCGCTTTGGCCCCAAAATCCGTCACGCTGAGTTGTTGCTGGCAGAAGCTATACTCCTCGGGTACATTGGAGCTGACAATAACCAGCCGGCCCGCCACGGTGGCCGCCACGTGTTCCAGGTACCATTCCACGCCGGTCCGGTCGAGGTTGGTGGTGGGCTCGTCGAGCAGGAGCAGGGGTGTATCGGCGTAGAGGGCCAGGGCCAGCTTAAGACGCTGCTTCATACCGCTAGAAAAGTCCCGCACCATCTTGTGGCGCGACTTTTCCAGGTACATCAGCTCGATGAGTCGGGCAGGCGTCAGGCCCGGGCGCAGAGGCTTGAAGCGGGTATGGAACTGCAGCAGCTCGGTTAGGGTCAGCTCCTCGATGAGCTCCAGGTAGGGCGCGCAGTAGGCCAGGCGGCGGGGCACGTCTTCCACGGCTACGGGCTGACCCTGCCAGGAATACGTCAGGGTGCCCTCAGTAGGCAAAATCTGGCCGGAAAGGGTGTTGAGCAGGGTGCTTTTACCCGAGCCGTTGGGCCCCAATACGGCCGTGGCGGTGCCGGGCCGGAATACGTGGCTCAAGCCCCGAAAAATCCAGTCCCGTACGAAGCGTTTGCCCAGCCCGCTTGCTTCAATCTGCACCGTTGCCGTTGCGGGAATAGCCCTTGATTACGCCCCGGCCCGAGTTGCGTACAAAGTTCACTACTTCGTCGCGCTCGGGCGAAGGCAGCAACTCCAGCTCAATCTTGTCGAGGGCGTCGTTGTTGTTCAGGCCGCTGAGGAAGAGCAACCGGTAGAGCTGCTGAATCTCGCTGATTTTCTGGTCGGAAAATCCCCGGCGGCGCAGACCGATGCTATTGATGCCGCTGTAGGTGAGCGGCTCCCGACCGGCCTTCACGAAAGGCGGCACGTCTTTGCGCACCAGAGAGCCGCCCGAAATCATGGCGTGGGGGCCTACTTTCACAAACTGGTGCACGGCCGAGGTGCCACCGATAATGGCGTGGTCTCCGATTTCGACGTGGCCAGCTAGCTGCACGCTGTTGGCCAGCACGCAATGGTTGCCGATGATACAGTCGTGGGCTACGTGCACGTAGGCCATCAGCAGGCAGTTGCTGCCCACGATTGTCTTGAGCCGGTCCACAGTGCCGCGGTTTACCGTCACGCACTCCCGAATAACGGTGTTGTCGCCGATGTGCACGGTGGTTTTCTCGCCGGCAAACTTGAGGTCCTGGGGCATGGCGGCAATCACGGCGCCGGGAAAAATCTTGCAGTTCTTGCCAATGCGGGCCCCCGACATAATCGTCACGTTGGGTCCAATCCAGGTGCCTTCCCCGATTTCCACATCCTTATCAATGGTCGTGAAAGGCTCCACCACCACGTTCTGGGCGATTTTAGCTTCGGGGTGAATGTAGGCGAGCGGCTGGTTCATTCAGGGGGGAGTTAGGCTGAAGAATGAATACTTATGAATGGGGCGTTTGTTCAAATAACGTGCGCAAGAGCTACACATTATCCATTCTTAAGTATTAATAAGGAAGTACATCTAGGCGTCTTTGCGAACAATGGCCGCGCTCATCTCCGCTTCCATCACCACTTTACCATTGACGAAAGCCTGGCCTTTCATCTTGGCAATGCCGCGCTTGATGGGAGACAACAGCTGACAGCGGAAAATGATGGTGTCGCCGGGCTTCACCATTTTGCGGAAGCGGCAGTTTTCGATGCCGATAAAGTAAGGCGTGTAATTTTCGGGGTCGGGCACGGTGTTCAGCACCAGGATGCCCCCGGTCTGGGCCATGGCCTCTACCTGGAGCACACCCGGGAAAACCGGATTGCCGGGGTAGTGCCCCGTGAAGAACGGCTCGTTGATGGTCACGTTCTTGATGCTGGTCACTGTAGTGCTATCCAGGTGAATCACCTTGTCGATCAGCAAAAAGGGGTAGCGGTGGGGCAGCACCTGCATGATCTGGTTGATGTCCATCACCGGCTCCCGGTTCGGGTCGTAGCTCGGCACGGGGGAGGTGTTGGCCTCCATCATCTTCTTCTTGATCTTCTTGGCAAAGGCCACGTTGGCCGCGTGCCCGGGCCGGGCCGCCAGGATCTGACCTTTCAGCGGCCGGCCTACCAGGGCCAGGTCACCAACCAAATCAAGCAGCTTGTGGCGGGCCGGCTCGTTTTTGTAGCGCAGGTCCACGTTGTTGAGGATGCCTTCCTTCTTGACGGCCACCTTGGGCTTGCCCAGCATCGTAGCCAGCTCGCTCAGCTCCTCGTCGCTCACCACCCGGTCGACGACCACAATGGCGTTGCTCAAATCACCGCCCTTAATCAGGTTGGACTTGTAGAGGGCTTCCAGCTCGTGGAGGAAGCAGAACGTGCGCGAGCTGGAAATTTCGGCCGTAAACTGCGTAATATCGGTCAGGGAGGCGTGCTGGGAGCCCAGCACCGGCGAATTGTAGTCCACCATTACCGTCAGCCGGTAATCGTTCAGGGGCAGGGCGGCAATTTCCACGGCCCGGCCGTTGTCGACAAAGCGGATTTCCTCAGGAATCTCGAAGTAGTTGCGCAGCGCGTTCTGCTCCTCCAGGCCCACTTCCATCAGGGCCTTGATGAACTCGTAGCTGGAGCCGTCCATGATGGGCGGTTCGGGGCCGTCGAGCTGAATCATCACGTTATCAATCTGCAGGCCCACCAGGGCGGCCAGCGTGTGCTCCACGGTATTTACGCGGGCCCCGTTCTGCTCGATGGTCGTGCCGCGGGAAAGGTCCACCACGTTGTCCACGTCGGCATCCACGACGGGCTGCCCGGGCA
Above is a genomic segment from Hymenobacter cellulosivorans containing:
- a CDS encoding bifunctional UDP-3-O-[3-hydroxymyristoyl] N-acetylglucosamine deacetylase/3-hydroxyacyl-ACP dehydratase, with the translated sequence MNDKQHTIKAPVTVSGIGLHTGVSANMTFCPAPVNHGFKFQRIDLPGQPVVDADVDNVVDLSRGTTIEQNGARVNTVEHTLAALVGLQIDNVMIQLDGPEPPIMDGSSYEFIKALMEVGLEEQNALRNYFEIPEEIRFVDNGRAVEIAALPLNDYRLTVMVDYNSPVLGSQHASLTDITQFTAEISSSRTFCFLHELEALYKSNLIKGGDLSNAIVVVDRVVSDEELSELATMLGKPKVAVKKEGILNNVDLRYKNEPARHKLLDLVGDLALVGRPLKGQILAARPGHAANVAFAKKIKKKMMEANTSPVPSYDPNREPVMDINQIMQVLPHRYPFLLIDKVIHLDSTTVTSIKNVTINEPFFTGHYPGNPVFPGVLQVEAMAQTGGILVLNTVPDPENYTPYFIGIENCRFRKMVKPGDTIIFRCQLLSPIKRGIAKMKGQAFVNGKVVMEAEMSAAIVRKDA
- the lpxA gene encoding acyl-ACP--UDP-N-acetylglucosamine O-acyltransferase, giving the protein MNQPLAYIHPEAKIAQNVVVEPFTTIDKDVEIGEGTWIGPNVTIMSGARIGKNCKIFPGAVIAAMPQDLKFAGEKTTVHIGDNTVIRECVTVNRGTVDRLKTIVGSNCLLMAYVHVAHDCIIGNHCVLANSVQLAGHVEIGDHAIIGGTSAVHQFVKVGPHAMISGGSLVRKDVPPFVKAGREPLTYSGINSIGLRRRGFSDQKISEIQQLYRLLFLSGLNNNDALDKIELELLPSPERDEVVNFVRNSGRGVIKGYSRNGNGAD
- a CDS encoding DUF4197 domain-containing protein, which produces MKKKASLLLVLAGLACNFSASAQGIDLSKIGQILTNRVGTAAKTGTTTTSGSVSQNEAAMGLKEALTQGITKGADQASRQDGFYLNRLIRIPFPPDAQRVATSLRAIGLGSQVDKFELSLNRGAEDAAKSAKPIFLSAIKSLTFKDVWGILTGEKDAATNYLKRTTTSQLTTAFKPIIQQSLDKVNATRYYTDLTTRYNMIPLVKPVQTDLNQYATDKAIGGLFTLIAQEEANIRENPVARTTELLRRVFGGKQG
- a CDS encoding DUF4197 domain-containing protein; this translates as MLRFRILVAALALSLASTHVAQAQTKTTAKTTTTKKTTAKTPAKTTAKTPAKTTTTKTTTKTTTPVVVTPPAPLTLPEATTGLREALTQSIARATDIAGSTDGFNANADIRIPFPPEAELVSTTLRGLRMGALVDNFELALNRGAEAAAAQAKPIFLGAVQNLSFADAMALVTTREPDAATLYLHKNTEPQLVAALTPIVQQSLERTGATKLYKEMVARYNKIPLVTPINADLTAYATQKTSDGLFTLMAEEEGRIRLNAAARGSDALKRAFGK
- a CDS encoding competence/damage-inducible protein A — its product is MSLIPDAEIITIGDELLYGQVIDTNSAFMGQELGKLGIRVRQITSVSDRADEIVQALDAARTRARVVLITGGLGPTKDDLTKNILTEYFHTELVLNEASLRDVESIFARFNRPMMEVNRQQAFLPASCTPVRNVVGTAPGMWFEDQGVVFVSMPGVPFEMKRMMTDTVLPRLKRHFQTPPIEHIVVQTVGLGESFLAEKIATWEDALPANMKLAYLPYLGGVRLRLTGSSDGQPELRGRMEARMPELRALLGDYIFAEGEVPLEAAVGQLLLERGLTLGTAESCTGGYVAHKLTSVAGSSRYFLGSIVSYHNDIKVKELGVSTESLTAHGAVSEEVVRQMAEGARQRLGVDVAIATSGIAGPDGGSEEKPVGTFWLAYADEHQTVARKITFNRGRQLNIEYATTSVLNLLRQSLPQH
- a CDS encoding dihydrolipoamide acetyltransferase family protein, with the translated sequence MARVEMVMPKMGESIMEGTVLKWLKQVGDAIEQDESVLEVATDKVDTEVPAIYAGVLQEILVQEGQVVAVGAPIAIIETDVASAGAPTSTAAPAAPQEASAPSLNGAEVSVPYLPEQNDPQADQRLAVAQPGRFYSPLVLSIARQEGISMADLEYLPGTGKEGRVTKQDILAYVENGKQPLTQAAPAASAPAATQSAAQPQAAPTPAPAAQPQAAPATVASKPAPSVNGNNELIEMDRMRKMIAQRMVDSKRISPHVTSFVEADVTELVNWRNKHKDAYKKREGENLTFTPIFIQAVARAIQDFPNINVSVDGDYIIKKRDINIGVAVALPSGNLIVPVIHNADQLNLNGLSKRVNDLASRARANKLKPEDLEGGTYTLSNVGSFGNVMGTPIIMQPQVAIMAVGAIKKKPAVIETPQGDLIGVRHFMFLSHSYDHRVVDGSLGGMFVRKVADYLEQFDPNTAI
- a CDS encoding ABC transporter ATP-binding protein, whose amino-acid sequence is MQIEASGLGKRFVRDWIFRGLSHVFRPGTATAVLGPNGSGKSTLLNTLSGQILPTEGTLTYSWQGQPVAVEDVPRRLAYCAPYLELIEELTLTELLQFHTRFKPLRPGLTPARLIELMYLEKSRHKMVRDFSSGMKQRLKLALALYADTPLLLLDEPTTNLDRTGVEWYLEHVAATVAGRLVIVSSNVPEEYSFCQQQLSVTDFGAKAAR
- a CDS encoding TonB-dependent receptor domain-containing protein, encoding MKKIFLVLILTTAGRLAWAQMPQGERPAGATRPAGAPGQGPQGAPQAAVGTGRITGTITDAASKEPVSYATVVILNPATGKAVDGTSADDKGKFSIPRVPAGTYTVQISFIGYKNLEQPGVVITEAGNTVALGTITLESSVQKLAEVVVEGQRSLVEEKVDRTVYNAEKDETTRGGDATDVLKRVPMLSVDLDGNVSLRGSSNIRVLINNRPSTISASSIADALKQIPADQIKSVEVITSPSAKYDAEGSGGIINIVTKQNNLQGFTLDLRSSAGLRGSDLGLNATYRVGKMGFSLGGGGRAMYNTPGSFTNEQTTYSLLGSDLSTRTLRSRTLQTADTRNNNVFGRYSLGWDYDINKYNFLSASVQLGLRNGTSYQDGLASTTEFFDGTTPATSSRRDVKVLDNSNTLDATLNYTHTFETPQREFSLLTQYSRNTRNNDFSNYILTGEGAGSTRSNQNDSYNEEVTVQADYQTPVGKNQLVELGGKDIMRRVNSDYTTLLNGQPTAGINLSNVFTYRQNVAAGYASYTLGFLKSYTLKAGARYEYTTIDADFRTENAPAIPSYGVLVPSLNLSRKLTNGNTIKAAYNRRIQRPSLQFLNPNTQAANPLNITVGNPTLQPEYTNNYELSYNTFIKQTSLNFSTFVRNTTGSIQPVRTPLEGGAIQTSYANIGTENAYGGSLFANVNINNKLTLGGGADVYYATLDNNVADPLYAASNQGWVASGRLMGGYNFTKGWGLQAFSFYRGRQVQLQGYQGGFGVYSLSVKKDFNEKKGTIGFGADNFFTPRNKVRSEISSATLDQNSLNVFHRTGLRVNLSYRIGKMSMAPTRRKKSVSNDDLKDGGNNDGGNGAGATPAQGPSGGRP